The following proteins come from a genomic window of Finegoldia magna ATCC 29328:
- a CDS encoding DUF3783 domain-containing protein, which produces MARSILIYNMPENIKEFLVIESEKHDFEIIECDDSDLRTKISVLLKEEDGDKIECVEEGVNINFLMINKFNNQILNRFLKDMQREDVYIPNKCVTTEHNINWPLKQLLLENKEEHEVMTIYKELASLRSQAIRLYKENDDDELYETITEVTEYMQPKEFEKDELIRRFNHLKSVIERIS; this is translated from the coding sequence ATGGCTAGATCGATTTTAATTTACAATATGCCTGAAAATATTAAAGAATTTTTGGTGATAGAATCTGAAAAGCACGATTTTGAAATAATTGAATGCGATGATTCTGATTTGCGCACTAAAATATCTGTGCTTTTAAAAGAAGAAGACGGTGACAAAATTGAATGTGTTGAAGAAGGTGTGAATATTAATTTTCTTATGATTAATAAATTCAACAATCAAATTTTGAATAGATTTTTGAAAGATATGCAACGTGAAGATGTCTACATTCCAAACAAATGTGTCACAACAGAACACAATATCAATTGGCCACTTAAGCAACTTCTTTTGGAAAACAAGGAAGAACACGAAGTGATGACGATTTACAAGGAGCTTGCTTCTCTTAGATCACAAGCTATTCGATTGTACAAAGAAAACGACGATGATGAACTTTATGAAACTATTACTGAAGTCACTGAATATATGCAACCAAAAGAATTTGAAAAAGATGAACTTATCAGAAGATTCAACCATTTAAAATCTGTTATAGAAAGAATTAGTTAG
- a CDS encoding ABC transporter ATP-binding protein, protein MITFENVTKKYDKKIALDNLNLTINSGEIFGLIGHNGAGKSTTIKSLVGVIKPEEGTIKIDGVDVRENPMEAKKKIGYVSDSPDMFLKMTPYEFWRFVGTIYEIEENKFNATCKMLSEKFDLTEFFQPIESFSHGMRQKVFVIAALLSDPDVWVLDEPLTGLDPQSSYNLKEMMREHANKGNTVLFSTHILEIAEKLCDRIGILQKGKLIFLGTVQELKDLHPNQSLEEIYLEMIKSHDEVPNEQN, encoded by the coding sequence ATGATTACTTTTGAGAATGTGACAAAAAAATACGACAAGAAAATCGCTTTGGACAATTTGAATCTTACAATTAATAGCGGCGAAATATTCGGTCTTATCGGCCACAACGGAGCCGGTAAATCAACTACGATAAAATCCTTGGTTGGCGTTATCAAACCTGAAGAAGGAACTATCAAAATCGATGGCGTCGATGTAAGAGAAAATCCAATGGAAGCTAAGAAAAAAATCGGATATGTATCTGACAGTCCAGATATGTTTTTGAAGATGACTCCTTACGAATTTTGGAGATTTGTCGGAACGATTTATGAAATTGAAGAAAACAAATTCAACGCTACTTGCAAGATGCTTTCCGAAAAATTTGATTTGACAGAATTCTTCCAACCAATTGAGTCTTTTTCACATGGTATGAGACAAAAAGTTTTCGTAATAGCTGCTCTGTTATCTGATCCAGATGTGTGGGTATTGGACGAACCGTTGACAGGACTTGACCCACAAAGCTCTTACAATTTGAAGGAAATGATGAGAGAACACGCAAACAAAGGAAATACTGTTTTGTTCTCAACTCATATTTTGGAAATTGCAGAAAAACTTTGCGACAGAATCGGAATTTTACAAAAAGGAAAACTCATATTCTTGGGTACTGTTCAAGAATTAAAAGACTTGCATCCAAATCAATCCTTGGAAGAAATTTATCTTGAAATGATAAAATCACACGATGAGGTTCCAAATGAACAAAACTAA